TGGTATAGTGCCTTACATGCATCTGTACCTACaaaccacacacacacaccctatagaaaatcatttttattcaataaatccatctaaattttttaacaaaCGTGCTGTTTACGAGTGTCTTAGTATAACATGTATGTGATGAATCTCACAGACAAATATATGCATACATGTGAGTATTAGACATGCATACGTACATAGATCGACTGTGGATGATATTGATGAGCATATATATGACCATGCATAACATGATCATAATAATGTCAAAGGTATTCATGTTTGATTCGAACCCACCCAAACAAGCTCAACAAcgacaataataattaacaaataataaaagaaagttTTGTAATAATGTCGTTTGTGGAATTCTAATTCCAATATTCTCAATTATTGGCCACATAAAAGAATAAGAACAGAAGAAAATGCCCATTGTCCAAAATCCAAATTCCCGATTTCAATAATAACGACAATGTTCGATTCTATATGGTGGTAAGAATAAGTTTCgtcagttgcaaaaaaaaaagaaaaagaataagtTTCGTTTCACCATCTTTTCAGTTATTACTATTTCGGATCATACTGTCTGATTTGATTTGTTACTGTAAATTGTTTGTCTTTTCTTGATTATTCCTCGTTATATTCATGCTAGACATCCTCACCCAATCcttaatgttttttaaagaagttttttttttttatttgatcatAGTGAAGTTCGAATATATGCTTATGTATACATCAATTTAAGTATGACATATCAACTTGCTGATTTTTGATTCGTGTTGAAGGAGTTTTTTAAGTGAAGGAAGCATAAACTACTATACTGCTGTGTCGTTTTGTTGGTTAGGACAAATATATATCGATTCTTATTTGGTACATTATAAATAGTTATCACTCAAACATTATAAATTGTTGTcactcaaaaatatatatgcaaaGTTAAATGTCTTGGATTCAGGACTTGGTTACTCTTTGTTAAACTAAATAGGTGGTAATGgtattaagaaaattatcatATACGCTCATATTAATGGGTTTGAGAATTATAATTTTCGAAAGGCTTCTAAACGGGATAGAACGAAGTCATTATCAACCACTGAACAATGTGAAAAAGTAATTAATCGAATTACATGCATGGTTACTATTGCTATTCATAGTCAAAATTAACTGAAAACTTATCCAAATAGTTTGTGGACAAAAATCGTGCGATCTAAGCTTTAAAATCGTACAAGACCAAATAAAATTAATGGttttcatattaaatattaaactattgAAAATCGTTGCATTTCCATTTCGATATACTTTAAATTATGACGTATGGAGATCTATGCTAGGATTAGGACCGTTCAGTATGGTAAAATctaaccgtaccgaaccgaaccgaaccgaaatagacaatatggtttggttttggtatataccttACAAACCGAATGGATGTgattttataaagatttattcttgggttcacacCCGAGGGTGAAattctaggttcaccaaccaataggaatgtgttatttcatattcgatatcttttaaaaaaggaaacaaaatattgtcaaattatattattttttttaaattaaaaagtaaaaagaaataaataaaaaatagtattaattacaaaaaaaaaaaaatttaacgtcgtcagcaaaacattaaaccctaaattctaatccctaaaccctaaatcctaaaccccaaacccttgggtaaatcttaaaccctaggataaatcttaaactctaggataaatcttaaactctaaatcaaaatcactaaacactaaaacactcaagggcttagggtttaggatttagggtttagagttttagggtttagtgtttttatttagagtttaggatttatccaagggtttagggtttacccaagggtttagagtttacccaagggtttagggtttacccaagggtttaggtttacccaatggtttagggtttaagatttaaggtttacagattaggatttagggtttagtgttttgctgacgacgcgcgttaaatttttttttttaattctttttctgtaaatgctattttttttttacttttttatttaaaaaacataatataacttgataatattttgtttcattttttaaaagatatcgaatttgaaataaagaAATCTTATTGgctggtgaacctagaggttcaccctaggggtgaacccaagaataattCTTTTATAAAAACCAAAGGATTTGGATATAGTTTGgtttataaccgattaaaccgaataaaccaaacaaaaccgatcaaagtagaaacatgtaaatatatatatattttatagctacagatgaaaatctatttgttagataaattaatttttttgctaataactattaccatatttttttacAGTAATAAAGAAGCtctaatttgtaaaacacttataattaagtaacaATTCATCGCAGCCGAGGTTTCgtattttcttagtcttctttttttttaattttttgctttattttagcattgactaaattgaactaaagattaaaaatttgatggacaataattagTGGAATTTCTTCAtaactttttttcttatctataaaCGAATAGAGTTTCATGTTGAATCGAAgaaacatgactttgatgaacactaaatatggaagaatatattaacttttctttcatgCTTTGtgcttctgttttgttttttatttttaatttcaaaatttcgaacttgattttaattctagatttgattattttattagatgggagaagcatttttttttattttttttcttttatttaaacagataatattttttaataaatgattatGACTacatgactctaaaattcatataatatgatcccaaactaaatgattatgtttttggtataaaactgaataaagcGAAAGCTGACgatatataaaccgaaccgaaccgaagtaaatatggatttagaattgTAGTTGTACTTTACTAACcgaaaaaccaaaccgaaaccgaaccaatatccggattgaacacccctagccTAGGATTAAAAAGATGTTAAAATTTAACGCGaacatataattaataaacctaAAACAGTTTTGACTCCAATACAAATAACTTGAGAAATAGAGAGCACATGAGCTTTGTGGTTGGTTTCCTATAAGCTAGAGAGCACATGAGCTTCAGTAAAAAAATGATCTTTGTGGTTTGTTTTACCAGCCGCATGCTTGTGTCAACAAGACACCACTAGAACGAAGTGGAATTGTACAACCACaaaaatgtcaatttttttttttttttttataactctggtatctgggcagccacattcccaactattCTCCCGTAGGGGGTCCAGCGCCCCAGcagaagggatgttaaatccgctgtggccGGGGCTCGAAGTCGTGATGGCGGGCACCTCAGCCAAAAATGTCAATTTGTTTCCGCACATGCATATTGGTTATGTTACGATCAAAACTCTATTTGATATAGGTGTTTTCTTAtgctttagggtttatgatCATCTCCATCCATCACATGCTCATGGAAATTATCAGTAAgaaagaagatatatatatatgtacatatatataatattgatcTGTTAATTATCAACGATTCAACGTCTAAACTTCGTTTATTTTTGGATAACTGAGAGATTCCAGAGCCATATCCACACTACTTTTTGGGTATAAATGGACACTGAATCgtctaacaaaatattatatatatgcatagtTTATTATCTCATTCATGATTGTCGTGCCTGTTTGATAATTAACGTTATGTACGACTAGACgggaaaaaaaagttatatacgACGGTTTATGAACTATATAATGACTGTCACATTaggaaagaacaaaaaaacacaattgTTGAGTACAACTTAGTGCCTCCAATAGAATCTTTACATTATTCACAATTTCACtcgataaaaagaaaagaaatggtcGCAGTCAATGAAGACCTAACCTCCCTGAGATTCCACCCAACCCAACACTGCAGACACGTTTGTAGCGGAAGCTTTATAAGATAGAACTAGAGATCCGTTAATTCTTAAAATATTCGGAAAAATAGGATAATCACAGAAATCTTATTTAATCTAAGAGTGCATAAGATCAATGTcttcttaaattcgttgagatcaCCAATGGTCTAACCGAAAACAAGGATTAAAGAgaaatctcttaacttttattaatcaaatcataaactgAATACAAACTTAAGCCTCAATggctatatataataaatcataaaaactctaaaacaataaagataactatctaaatttaaaataatcaataaaGTAAATAATAAGATATTTAGAAATATTTCAAATACTTATCAGTATCATTCTCTCTGGGTTAGAGAAGATTCACCCTCGAGTCTTGTTCTTATGTAGGTATTCTTTTTGTATTATCTTCTCTGATTGTTGACCCCACACGTGATACATCTTTGAATTATTTATCTTCAATAATTCTCCGGTAATAACATTGAAGAACTTTTCCAAATCTACCGTGTAGTCGGATCTCCTGGCTTGTTAATGCATTGATCAATGAGCAGCCACACAATTTCCAACATTCCAGTGCGCGTGTAGTCCTATTGTTTTCTTCACTATTAGATCTCAGTGTTTCACTTTTGATAGAACCCCTGAAATCTCTCACGTATGAATGCATAGTCTTGAATGCATCCTTTTTGAATACATAATCGATTGGCTCGACAATCATAACATCTTCACCATATGTATCAAAAATCGCAGGACCCGTAATTTCTTTGTATACTCTATATGTGTCCTCCGTCCAACTAAACGGGTATTCATCACAATGATAAGAACACCGAAGCAACATAGTTAAGAAAACAGAATCAAACTTCGATTAAGAAATCAAAGTGTTGGTTCTGATACCAACTGATGTAGCGGAAGCTTTATAAGATAGAATTAGAGATCTGTTGATTCTTAGAATACCCGGAAAACTAGGATAATCACAGagatcttatttagtctaaCAATGTCTAAGATCAATGTcttcttaaattcgttgagatcaccaatgatctagccgaaaacaaaaattaaagagAAATCTCTTagcttttattaatcaaatcataaactgaatacaatcttaaacctcaatgactatatataataaatcataaaaactctaaaacaataaaaataactatttaaatttaaaataattaataaaataaataataaaatatttgaaaatatttcaaatacttATCCGCGTCAAGACACCACTTATAGGTGAACGTGAACTTGCTAACATGTCGTGTCGCTCTTCTCGTTCCATGTTGCATCCTCTAAAATCATCACACCGAAGATCTGTTTCTTCCTTCTGCAGCCTTCTTCTCTTTCCCAAAGTGCCCCTACCAGAAACACATCTCTTTCAATTTTGACTTTTATTGTTACAGTCTTGTGTGTCGAATCAATCAATTGTACACACTAATATGAACTTTTCTATTTGCCACTTctctatatttcaaaatatttgttgATTTACAACCACATACTACTTTGAAATGAGTGTACACTCTTTTACACCCATTTAGATGAAAAATTCATCCAAACATTTTACATGTGTATGGGGAACATATCATTTAATTAAGAGTTGTTCATATCATATTtgttgtaatttaaaaatagaaaaacatacTCATGATGTTGGGTGGCCTAACAGAAGTACATGGATATTGTTTTTATGCCCCCGATTCAAATCACCCATGGTATAAATCAGAAGTTTCAAAGATTGACTTTAGATCTATGGAAGATTATAAGCTTATAAAGAGTTGATGTCTCCAAGTGGTCAAGACCACTTCTATCACGCGTGGGCAACCTGAGTTCGATACCCCATCTGtgcaaaatatttgtttagtttacaaaaaaaaaaaaagattataagcttAAGGTCTGAAAATTCCATCgtgataaaaacatatattaaaaatgtatgaTACCTAATTTGGTatgtaaatgatataaattttttttaacgtccgattaattatgctattacaataataaaaaatataatatagacgattatacagccgacaattctaccacCACATGTGTATGCACGTCTGACTGCGCCACTCCGAACCGTCCTTTGAGATCCATGTTTTGATGGTACACACTGCACCATGCTAAAAATCTCTGGTAACATTTTTCCCCATAATCTGCATAATTTGTATTTCTGGGGTTTGAACCCCAGACCTGCTGTTGTAGAAACATTAATAAGCTTTTAGTCAAACTATTGGATTAAAAGGGCTTTCACCTgatacaaattatttatatcatcactgattttaaaatagtagataataaaatttattaagcaAGATTTTTgcagattatttttaaaattggtttTATTCTAATAAAGTAagacaaaataaatcaaattataaaatttgatgtCTTGTGCAAGGGTTAAGTGGTCACACTCTTCTCCATCTTTTCTCTCTCCTTCAGACCCAAAAAGAGAACAACCGTGTGACGAAACCCTAGCTCCGGTCGCCGCTCAACGGCACCAGAGGCGTaactctcctctcctctctctctccttttcctTTGCCCTCACCCCCTCTGTTATAAACCTAGTTCCATATGTGCGGTTCTCTGAGCTGTTGAGACCCTTACCGGAGACCCTCCGTGGTTGATGGAGGCGGTTATTGACTTATTTTGGAGAGTCGGCGAGAACCAAGAGGCAGTCGGAGGCGAGGGTCGGCGTTTAGAACCTAGGGTTCTGTCAAGATCAAATTTTCCCTTTTGTAGATCTTCGATGGGCCCCCTGATGACGGCGCGTGACATTGGCGAAACGTCTCCTAGATACCAGATCTACCTTCCATGTGACGGTGAGATGGTTGGAGAAGTAGTGTAATGGGCGAAGAAAAGATGCTTTGGTTCTTCGGTGTACGAAGACGTTGTGCTTCAAGGAATCACGGCGAAGACGTTGTGAAGCACGGTGGTACGGTCTCTGCAATTCTTGTAGTCATGAGCTGAAATGCCTGTCTTGTTGTAGTTGTTAAGAGTGTGGTGGGAGTTTTTAAGGACTGGTGAGAATGGATTTAGCAGATTTTACTTCGTAAGGTGGCAGTTTCAGTGGTCGTTGCAGATTCGGTTCTTCTTCCGTATGTCTGGAGGGGTCCGTTTGGCAAGGCTTCGTTTTGTTGAGAGTGTGTTTGGGCTTCTATCTAGGAGTAAGTGGACGCTGAGCGCGTCGAATCAGTATCCGAAGGTTGTGTGAATCGTGTAACGGTTCTTCCTGTCGGGTTATGAAGTCGTAGGGTCTTGGTTCTTGGACGTTATCGTGTGGCGGGCATGAACAGCAACGATAAGTCGTGGTGTCTTAGGTGCAGGAGGTCGAGATTACTGTGTGGCGGGCTATGGGCAGCAGCGACTATTCCGATCATTGGCCTCTCCTAAGTCTTAAAATTTGCTAATTTAATTCTCTTATGGCTCTTGGGCAGTTGGTAGTCTTTTATAGATTAAGTTTTGGCTTGcatccttttgttttgtttgccgTAAGTTGCCCCGGTGTGGGTTCTAGTTGCCGCTTTTATGTGGGCTCTTGTGTCTGGGAATTGTTCATGCATCCGCCAGTTTATGTATTGAATCATGTATGTTTCTTTTGAATCTTGAATGATAAGAAGTACCTttcctgtaaaaaaaaaaaatttgatgtctTGTGATCATGTTTGTTTTAGTACTATCCTTTTAAAGGGCCCTAGAAAACTAGAATCAGAGAGATGTTAATAGCCTCACCCAACAAAACTTTTTGAGGCTACTGATAGGATAGGACCTGCGAGGAGGAGTCTGACTGCATGGAAATCACGCACAAAGGCCCATTAAATGTGAGATAAAGAGTGGGCTTTCTAAAAGGAGAAAAGCCCACACGGTGTtcgttaaatttattaaatttgattttctcAAAGGGACTAGAACACAAGGGAAGCATCTAGAGACAGAACATGATCCTCTGCATATATTGCAGCCTCTTGTCTTTCTATTTTCTCTGAATAATCCTCTGTTTCTTGTTCTGGAGTTGTTCTCGTTGATCGTCGGAAAATGAGGTATTCATTCATTCGCCCTTAGCATTTAATACCTCCCTATGTTGCGCAATGCTCTGTGGAACGTTTTGGTTCCTAATAATATGTTTCAAAGTTGCAGTCGACATCCTACGGTGAAGTGGGCGCAAAGGTCAGATTGGGTTTACATAACAGTGGAGTTGCCAGACGCTGAAGATGTAAAGCTTAAGCTTGAGCCTGAAGGAAAGTTCTTTTTCTCTGCTACGAGTGGAGCCAGCAAGACACTGTACGAGGTGGACCTTGATCTGCTCGACAGTGTTGATGTGAATGTATGTGCAGATAGAGATGATGGATCTCGTCTTTTGTTAGTTATACTCGGTTATGGACTTTGCATCTCTGATGATTGATTGCATTGCAGGAGAGCAAAGCGAGTGTGAGCTCGAGGAGCGTATTTTACCTGGTGAAGAAAGCTGAGAGCAAGTGGTGGAACAGGTTGACTAAACCGGAAGGGAAACATCCTCTGTACTTGAAAGTTGATTGGGATAAATGGGTTGATGAAGACGATGAAGACAAAGGTAAATGATGATTTATTTACTTTGATGTGGAGGAGCTAATAGTGTTACTTACATTCTGTACTTAGCTGACTTGTCTGTTCTGATCTATTAACGGTAGGAGGAGAAGGGGATATGGACTTTGGAGATTTTGATTTCAATGTAAGGCCAACGAACTCTCTCTTGAGAGGAAAAGTTATTTTCCATTAAGTATCAATCAATACTACTTGTTGGATTGGAAACTAATGGTTGGCTGTTGCTTTATCTTTTTTAGGGTCTTAACATGGGAGACACTGACGAGATTGGAGAGGAAGGTAAAGGTTTTGGACCATCTATAGGATCTCGACGTAGTGTTGTTTCAAGCAGTTAAATAAGTTTCGTCTCAACTGTGGTGTCTTCTTGCAGTTGCAGAGGAGGATGGTGATGGAGAGGGTGAAACTGCtgcagaaacaaaagaaaagaagatcgacggagagaaagatgaagaaggagtgAATGCGAAGAAGGATTAAGCTTCATGTTATGCTAAGATTTCTCTAATGCTATTTTTACTTGAAATGGTTTGTATTGTAATGGTATGGGAAGGACATTGTTTCAGTGAACCTACTCTTTATCCCCTTGTTACTATCTGACGAGCACTTTTATCTATTAACCTTATCTACATGTGATTAACAAAATTGTTATTACTCGAGTGTCATCGTAGAGTTTTTTTcacatcttttttttaaaaaaatattcttttattagATAAACTACATGTAATATCATTGCACACTAAACTAGATAGTGATTATACTATTTGTTTTTCACGTTGAACGTTTAAtatccttttatatatatatatatatatatgcgtttgctgtttcttttttctttatatgcgTATTCGTATAAATATGCATATTCgtataaaaagaatattatattattttttaatatacatttttcagatatgcACAAAGATAATGTTATCAAAGCTTCTACTTATTTTCATCTCCTCATTTGTCAtctgtaaacataaaattaaccATACATCTTTGTAGAAAGACgcattgttttctttattagttGGGTTTTTGTTCAAAACAATATTGTATAAACATATCTCATTTgtctaaacatatatataataaacatatacatatatatatatatatatataataagatcttaTTATGTATGACAAAATTTATATGATTCAAGTAAATAAATGGGTAATCAATCTTAGAATTTAAATACATGGAGGATTTTATTGCgttttttaatatcaaatctAATAATATTGATTTCCtatatttatttgattcttTTTGCTAATTTTATGTTTGACTATAATTTATgcaatagaaaaaatataagaaactgatATACGCAATCAACATAACACAATCTGGTTTCGGTTAATATAGgaaaattattacaaatgtaTACACAACTTTCATGatcaattaaaaattataacgaaattgtaaaaaaaaatttgccaTTAATCTCGCGATGGAATATATTTGATTGATTCAGTTCTCGTGGCCTATaacttgtttctttttaatttgttcctttcatatcatataattttatagtatatgttttgttgtatcctatcctactatatattaattgagaagtcattTAAGTGATTTTTGTTAAGTGTCATTCAGAGGTGAAATTTAGAATTAATTCTTTTAGGGAGGGTGTATTCAATTGAGAGTTTCAGGTGATTTGTGtcaaaatgacaaatccactattattgaaacatgaattttaaaaactcatttaaaatccactgtattgaacttgacattttataaagtactctgaaatccactgttattgaaaatattttaagttgtggagtttTCAAGTTTTCAAGTGATTTTAGAGTGTTTGGGGAGAGTTTCTTAGAGGGGGTTATTGGGAGATGAATTTGTGTAGACTTTGCGAATTTTGAGAGTTGATAgatttaaaaaagttatatgaattgtgaaaatttatatacattgacttatgaaatttgatcataacttttttagattgatatagattttcatgaatttgtATTACCTCTTTTCTatcattatttgtaaaataaatatagaatgattataaattttcattatttatttt
This region of Brassica napus cultivar Da-Ae chromosome C5, Da-Ae, whole genome shotgun sequence genomic DNA includes:
- the P23-1 gene encoding co-chaperone protein p23-1 isoform X2 yields the protein MSRHPTVKWAQRSDWVYITVELPDAEDVKLKLEPEGKFFFSATSGASKTLYEVDLDLLDSVDVNESKASVSSRSVFYLVKKAESKWWNRLTKPEGKHPLYLKVDWDKWVDEDDEDKGGEGDMDFGDFDFNGLNMGDTDEIGEEVAEEDGDGEGETAAETKEKKIDGEKDEEGVNAKKD
- the P23-1 gene encoding co-chaperone protein p23-1 isoform X1, whose protein sequence is MSCSRHPTVKWAQRSDWVYITVELPDAEDVKLKLEPEGKFFFSATSGASKTLYEVDLDLLDSVDVNESKASVSSRSVFYLVKKAESKWWNRLTKPEGKHPLYLKVDWDKWVDEDDEDKGGEGDMDFGDFDFNGLNMGDTDEIGEEVAEEDGDGEGETAAETKEKKIDGEKDEEGVNAKKD